CCCCGCCCACCTCAAGGCGGGCCCGGCGGACGGCCCGCTGCTGGACGAGGGCACCAGCGCGTACGACGACGACCGCCGGGAGTGAGGCCGGCTCGGTCCGCCGTCCCGTCGAGGCAGTCCTCGTACACCGCGACCTTGTGCCGGACGATGTCCAACGGGCGGTGCGGCTCGGCGAGTCGGTCCGGGACGCGCCGCCCGCCGCCCGCCGCCCTCGCCCCGGCCGCCCTGCGCCGCCCGGTCGCCGACCGCGCCGCGGCGGACGCCTGACGCCGAGAGCCCGCCCGTCGACCGGCCGGTTCAGCCCCCGGCCGGCAGGCGGCCCTGCAGGGTGCGGGACAACTCGGCGATGCAGTCCGCGAGTTGGCGGTCGGACAGCTGCGCCGGGTCGCCGCCGCAGCCGGAAGCAGCCGGAGCGGTGGCCGGAGCCGTGGGCGGAGCGGTGGGCGTCGCCGCCGGATCGGGCTGCGGTTGCGGCTGGGGCTGCGGCTGGGCGCCGGGCGGGGTGATGGCGCCCTTGAGGGAGACCAGGTTGGGGGTGACGGTGGCGTCGCCCGAGAGGTCGATGTAGTCCTGGGTCTGCCCGTTGAAGTCGACGAAGCCGCGCCACATGTCCCGGCCGAACGGGATGATCTCCTGGAGCGCGCCGCCCTCGCCCGCGCTGATGCTGATCGAGGTCTGCTGGGCCAGGTACGAGACCATCCGGCCGGCCAGCACGTCCAGGTTGACCGACGGGGCGTCGTCGGCCCGGACGTACACGTGCAGGTCGTTGAGGCCGTCGCCGACCCGGTCGGCCTGGAGGACCGCGAAGGCGACCACCAGTTGCGAGGAGCTGTCCCGGGGCACCAGCGGCGTCACGTAGTACAGGTGGCCGTCGGCCTTCGAGCGGAGCAGGAACTCGCCGGGGTTGGTGGCGTTCGCGGCGGCCGAGGTGTGGTCGTAGCCGAAGCCGCGGTCGTCCTTGGCGCCGCGCCCGCCGAGCCACTGCACCTCGTGGATCTGCGAGCGGACCACCGAGGCCGGGTAGACCGCGCCGGGCAGGTCGCCGGGGGCCGCGGTGGGCCGGTGGACGAGGTCGGGGCGGCCGTCGGCGGAGCCCTTGAGCACCAGGACGCCGGCCGGGGCGAGCACCGTGCGCTGCTTCCAACCGGTCTGCCTGGCCACCGAGATGACGACCACGGGCCGGGCGGTGCGGACGTCCGGGCCGTCGCAGTAGCCCCAGATGTCCTGGTCGCTGTAGACCAGGTCGGGGAAGCGCTCGGCGAGCAGGTTGCGCAGGCTGACCGCGCCCGTCCCGCCGAAGGCCCGGTCGAAGGCGTGGTCGCCGCCGAAAGCGCAGGAGGTGACGGAGTTGGAGCCGCCGTCCCAGACCGCGACGCCCTCCATCGGCTGCTCGCCGGAGCCGTCCAGCACGGCCGTCCACACCCCGGCCGCCGGCCGGCCGCCGCTGCCGTCACCCGCGGCGCCGTCGCCGGCGGCGGCACCGGGCAGGTAGTGCAGGCTGTGGTTCAGCAGGTGGACGCCGGAGGTCAGGCCCGCGCTGTCGGTGAGCGCCTTGGTGGCGGCGGCGTAGGACGCGGTGCGGGCCTCGAAGTCGAAGTCCGGCATCGGGGCGGTCTTCACGCAGGCCGGGACGTCCGAGGTGCCGACCAGGTCGCAGCGGGCACCGTCGCCGGGGCGACTGTGCTCGGTGACCGGGAGCACCGAGCGCGGGGTGGCCGCGCCGCCCGCCGGGACGTCCAGGACGGTGGAGCGGGCGTAGAACCGGCCCGCGTCCTTGTCGTCGTCCCACAGGCCGGTGCCCGCGCGCACCAGCGAGCCGAGCACCGCCAGCACCACCGCGGCCGTCGCCAGCCGGACCCACCAGTCGCGCAGGCCCGCCCCGGACTCCTCGACCACGTACCCGAGCGCCACCCCGGTGCCGCCCAGGCCGATCGCGAGCCAGAACCAGAACAGCGGCGCGGCGTCCAGCGGGCCGCCGCGCGGGAAGAACAGGCGCTCGACCAGCAGCAGGTAGCTCTGGTCCTGCTGGCCGAAGCCGCCGAACAGGAAGTGCTTGACCACCCGGGTCAGCACCGCCAGCAGCGGCATCCACAGCCACCAGACGGCCACCCCGATCAGGGCGTCCCGCGCCGCGCGGCGGCCCCGTGCACTCGTCATCCCGCTCCCCCGTTCCCGACCCGCTGCGCAGCGCGGGCCCCCCTGGTCCATCGTTCCCGCCGCGCCCGCCCGGCAAGCCTGCGGGACGGGCGGACGGACGATCGGACCGAGCGCCGCCGTGAACCCCGGTCCTCGGCCGTTGCCGGACACGCTGGCGTGACGGTCCGTCAGGCGGACCCGGCGGCCTCCCGCAGGGTGCGGGAGAGCGTGCCGCGCAGGTGGGCGAACTCGGGGGTGCCGCGCAGCGCGGCGGGGTCGGTGGCGCTGTCGCGGGGCAGGTCGACGGGCAGGTCGGCGACCACCCGGCCGGGGTCGGCGGCCATCACCAGGACCCGGGAGCCGAGCAGCACCGCCTCGTCCACCGAGTGCGTGACGAACAGCACGGCGGTGCCGGCCCGGGCGGTGAGGGTGCGCAGTTCCTCCTGGAGGCGTTCGCGGGTGAGCGCGTCCAGGGCGGCGAACGGCTCGTCGAGCAGCAGCAGCCGGGGCCGGCCGGCCAGCGCCCGGGCGATGGCGACCCGCTGCTGCTGGCCGCCGGACAGCTCCCAGGTGCGCCGCCCGGCGTAACCGGACAGGCCGACCAGGTCGAGCAACTCGGCTGTGCGGGCGGCCCGTTCGGCCCGGGGCAGGCCGTGCCGGGCGAGCGCGAAGGCCAGGTTGCCGCCGACGGTGCGCCACGGGAACAGCCGCGGCTGCTGGAACACCAGCCCGGTGCCGTGCCCGGGTCGGGGCGGCGCGCCTTGCACCAGCGCGCCGCCCTCGACGGCCGGTTCGAACCCGGCGACCACCCGCAGCAGGGTGGTCTTGCCGCAGCCGGACGGGCCGACCAGGACGACGAACTCCCCCTCCGCGACGGTCAGCGAGACGTCGTGGACGGCGGTCACCTCCCGCCCGGCCCGCCGCCGTCCCCGGGTGCCGCCGTACCGGACCGTGATCCGGTCCAACGCGACTGCGGGGGCCGTGCGTTCGGCCGCCTCGGCCACCTCGCTCACCTCGGCCGCCTTGCCCGCCTCGGCCGCCCCGGTCGGCGGTCCGGGCGCCTCAGCCGGTGACACGGGCCAGCTCCTCCACGGCCAGCGCCTTGGCGAACACCGAGGCGTCGGGCACCGCGTCGATCTTCTGCTGGCCCTTCAGGAACACCGCGGCGTCGTGCAGGTTGTCGGCGAGCTTGCCGGGCGCGCCTGGCTTGCCCAGGTAGTCGGGGCCGGCCTGTTCGGCGGCGGTGAGCAGGACGAGCTGCTTGAGCTGGGCGAGCGCGTCGGCGGGGCTGAGGTTGAGCTCCTTGGCGATCGAGGCGGCGGCCTGCTCGGGGTCGCTCTTGGCGAGCGTGACGGCCTGGTCCTCGGCCTTGAGCCAGGCGGTGACGATCTCGGGGTGGGCCTGGGCGAAGGCGTTCGTGACCACGCCGAGGTCGGCGGTGCGCTTGCCCTGGTCGGCGAGCTGGCGGCTGGTCACCAGCACCTTGCCGTCCTTCTCCAGCTCGGTGAGGGTGGGCGTCCAGGTGTAGGCGGCGTCGATGTCGCCGCGCTTCCAGGCGGCCAGCGCGTCCTGCGGCTGGAGGTCGATGACGTTCACCTTCGCCGGGTCGACGCCGGCCGCCTGGAGGGCGGCCAGCAGCGAGTAGTGCGAGGTGGAGCCGAACGGGGTGGCGACCTTCTTGCCGACCAGCTGCTCC
This is a stretch of genomic DNA from Kitasatospora fiedleri. It encodes these proteins:
- a CDS encoding taurine ABC transporter substrate-binding protein, with the protein product MSENRRTVLRAATAATAAVLLTAAATACSSSGSGSADGKGRTTVRIAYQEIPNADLVVKDKRLLEQALPDADVKWVKFDSGGDVNTAVLAGSVDFGLAGSSPVTKGLAAPLNIPYKVLWVHDLIGENEALVARGGITSVEQLVGKKVATPFGSTSHYSLLAALQAAGVDPAKVNVIDLQPQDALAAWKRGDIDAAYTWTPTLTELEKDGKVLVTSRQLADQGKRTADLGVVTNAFAQAHPEIVTAWLKAEDQAVTLAKSDPEQAAASIAKELNLSPADALAQLKQLVLLTAAEQAGPDYLGKPGAPGKLADNLHDAAVFLKGQQKIDAVPDASVFAKALAVEELARVTG
- a CDS encoding ABC transporter ATP-binding protein translates to MSEVAEAAERTAPAVALDRITVRYGGTRGRRRAGREVTAVHDVSLTVAEGEFVVLVGPSGCGKTTLLRVVAGFEPAVEGGALVQGAPPRPGHGTGLVFQQPRLFPWRTVGGNLAFALARHGLPRAERAARTAELLDLVGLSGYAGRRTWELSGGQQQRVAIARALAGRPRLLLLDEPFAALDALTRERLQEELRTLTARAGTAVLFVTHSVDEAVLLGSRVLVMAADPGRVVADLPVDLPRDSATDPAALRGTPEFAHLRGTLSRTLREAAGSA